A single Pseudodesulfovibrio aespoeensis Aspo-2 DNA region contains:
- a CDS encoding N-acetylmuramoyl-L-alanine amidase, translating into MIPRFGRHTLFLLPALLVLAAILAWPSSGVAASASSLFTLGHAEFHTLIKDPRKAKYRANWEKVEQRFSQCLRADPDGPNAPKALYYIGRVHEELGVQSGSGADFRRAIDYFGRVVSRYPRHGWADDCLYRRADINARRLKETEAARLDLARILVEYPRSDMYAKADAALRKLGGYDKAVAKMSGKSVQKSLDEVARRVAETPQPAKPETVVDADGDKRIVPSDPSGLAHLDMVRYRSSDEYTRVVLELDSRVTYRYQVLDPNPEVGRPHRLYIDLQNSRLGHDVTAATTVSDGILRSIRTGQYDKDTTRVVLDFLSMQEYKVFPLDNPFRIVVDVYSPDPEAAQAQAEAKAARAVQKAQAKKGTTKISYRTPSGSKQMVGDLLEQLGLTVRTIMIDPGHGGKDPGAVANGLKEKDINLRFSFILGKMLEEKGFAVHYTRTTDIFIPLEQRTAMANVKKADLFLSIHCNANHSAKVSGIETYSLNLAKTNDAVRIAARENAVDPRAISDLQFILTDLMVNSKIKESRDLATDVQDNTLAHVRRKWQVKSNGVREAPFYVLMGAKMPSILVEIGYITNKNEAKLLKSDPYLEYLARGVVDGVMAYKGKIERYAMR; encoded by the coding sequence ATGATACCGCGTTTTGGCAGACACACTCTTTTCCTTTTGCCCGCACTGCTGGTGCTGGCCGCGATTTTGGCGTGGCCGTCTTCGGGCGTGGCCGCTTCGGCCTCGTCCCTGTTCACCCTGGGCCATGCCGAGTTCCACACCCTGATCAAGGATCCGCGCAAGGCCAAGTACCGGGCCAACTGGGAAAAGGTGGAGCAGCGGTTCAGCCAATGCCTGCGGGCAGACCCTGACGGGCCGAACGCACCCAAGGCCCTCTACTACATAGGCCGCGTCCACGAGGAGCTTGGGGTGCAAAGCGGCTCCGGTGCCGACTTTCGCCGCGCCATAGATTACTTTGGCCGGGTGGTCAGCCGCTATCCCCGCCACGGATGGGCCGACGACTGCCTGTACCGCCGCGCCGACATCAATGCCCGACGGCTCAAGGAGACCGAGGCCGCGCGCCTCGATCTGGCCAGGATACTGGTGGAATACCCGCGCTCGGACATGTACGCCAAGGCCGATGCCGCCCTGCGCAAGCTCGGCGGATATGACAAGGCCGTGGCCAAGATGTCTGGCAAGTCGGTGCAGAAATCCCTGGACGAGGTGGCCCGCCGGGTGGCGGAAACGCCCCAGCCGGCCAAGCCGGAAACCGTCGTCGACGCCGACGGGGACAAGCGCATCGTACCCAGCGACCCGTCCGGCCTCGCCCACCTCGACATGGTCCGCTACCGCTCCAGCGACGAATACACCCGCGTGGTGCTCGAACTCGACAGCCGGGTCACCTACCGCTATCAGGTGCTCGACCCCAACCCCGAAGTGGGGCGGCCCCACCGGCTCTACATAGACCTCCAGAACTCGCGGCTGGGCCACGATGTGACTGCGGCCACCACGGTCTCCGACGGCATCCTGCGCTCCATCCGCACCGGCCAGTACGACAAGGACACTACCCGCGTGGTTCTCGATTTCCTGTCCATGCAGGAATACAAGGTCTTTCCCCTGGACAATCCCTTCCGCATTGTCGTCGATGTCTACTCGCCCGATCCGGAAGCGGCCCAGGCCCAGGCCGAGGCCAAGGCGGCCAGGGCGGTGCAAAAGGCCCAGGCCAAAAAGGGCACCACCAAGATATCCTATCGCACGCCGAGCGGCAGCAAGCAGATGGTCGGCGACCTGCTGGAGCAGCTCGGGCTCACGGTCAGGACCATCATGATCGACCCCGGCCACGGCGGCAAGGACCCCGGAGCCGTGGCCAACGGCCTCAAGGAAAAGGACATCAACCTGCGCTTTTCCTTCATCCTCGGCAAGATGCTGGAGGAAAAGGGCTTTGCCGTGCATTACACCCGGACCACGGACATTTTCATCCCCCTTGAACAGCGCACGGCCATGGCCAACGTCAAGAAGGCGGACCTCTTCCTCTCCATCCACTGCAACGCCAACCACAGCGCCAAGGTCAGCGGCATCGAGACCTACAGCCTCAACCTGGCCAAGACCAACGATGCGGTGCGCATCGCGGCCCGGGAAAACGCCGTGGACCCGCGCGCCATCTCCGACCTCCAGTTCATCCTCACGGACCTGATGGTCAACTCCAAGATCAAGGAAAGCCGCGATCTGGCCACGGACGTGCAGGACAACACCCTGGCCCATGTGCGCCGCAAGTGGCAGGTCAAAAGCAACGGCGTGCGCGAGGCCCCCTTCTACGTGCTCATGGGTGCCAAGATGCCGTCCATCCTCGTGGAGATCGGCTACATCACCAACAAGAACGAGGCCAAGCTGCTCAAGTCCGACCCCTACCTGGAATATCTGGCCAGGGGCGTGGTGGACGGCGTGATGGCCTACAAGGGCAAGATCGAACGCTACGCCATGCGCTGA